A section of the Mangifera indica cultivar Alphonso chromosome 12, CATAS_Mindica_2.1, whole genome shotgun sequence genome encodes:
- the LOC123193208 gene encoding uncharacterized protein slr1919, whose protein sequence is MALALASASTSLTALRSPRASKTTPKRSKVRKQVRVIGNFSYFGEVVRKDLQFLKKGISRGIEWANEAFHISQVSKTLDDVLWLRNLEDPQAAPVEPCDWPQPSYPGLSGVDLFMADLKALEAYASYFHYLSKIWSKPLPEVYNPQDVVDYFLCRPHIVALRLLEVGSCFLSAAIKIRTSGMRKFLRSNAEEDTDGKLSQYNFGMVLKETMLYLGPTFIKVGQSLSTRPDIIGSDISKALSELHDQIPPFPRSVAMKIIEEELGSPVESFFSYISEEPVAAASFGQVYRGSTLDGLSVAVKVQRPNLRHVVVRDIYILRLGLELVQKIANRKSDLRLYADELGKGLVGELDYTLEAENASEFQAAHSSFRFIRVPKVFPHLTRKRVLTMEWMVGESPTDLLSISTGDSSTYSERQKLEAKRRLLDLVKNGVEASLVQLLETGLLHADPHPGNLRYISSGQMGFLDFGLLCRMEKKHQFAMLASIVHIVNGDWHSLLLALAEMDVVRPGANIRRITMDLEDSLEEVEFNDGIPDVKFSRVLSKIWSVALKYQFRMPPYYTLVLRSLASLEGLAVAADPNFKTFEAAYPFVIQKLLTENSADTRKILHSVVFNKRKEFQWQRLALFLRVGATRKTLQQVVGSNDETSLDYLPNRAGVSDVANLVLKLLPSKDGVVLRRLLMTADGASLIRAMVSKEASFFRQQLCRVIADILHQWMFESLGSRVSVTQNNSQLTLARGTDNGDLGSSSKLSTASYDYQSFLRDKRLKVIFLKVLDPVRRDPVLMLRLCWSSFVIFVTASALAFHRLLVSLSEAHRGSISLFPKRFAISASNS, encoded by the exons ATGGCTTTGGCGTTGGCATCAGCTTCGACATCTTTAACGGCGCTCCGCTCGCCGCGAGCTTCCAAAACGACGCCAAAGAGGAGCAAGGTACGGAAACAAGTGAGAGTGATTGGAAATTTTAGCTACTTTGGTGAAGTAGTTCGCAAGGACTTGCAGTTTTTGAAGAAAGGAATCAGTAGAGGAATTGAGTGGGCAAATGAGGCTTTTCACATTTCTCAAGTTTCGAAAACCCTTGATGATGTTCTCTGGCTTCGGAATCTCGAGGATCCCCAAGCAGCTCCTGTGGAGCCTTGTGATTGGCCACAGCCTTCCTACCCAG GACTCTCTGGTGTGGATTTGTTCATGGCTGATCTTAAAGCATTGGAAGCATATGCAAGTTATTTCCACTATCTGTCCAAGATTTGGTCAAAACCGCTTCCGGAAGTCTACAATCCACAAGATGttgttgattattttctttgcagGCCTCATATAGTGGCCCTTCGACTTCTTGAg GTTGGTTCCTGCTTCTTATCTGCAGCAATCAAAATTCGAACCTCAGGAATGAGAAAGTTTTTGAGATCAAATGCAGAGGAGGATACTGATGGAAAACTTTCACAATACAATTTTGGGATGGTGTTGAAAGAAACTATGCTATATCTGGGTCCTACTTTTATCAAAG TTGGTCAGTCTCTTTCTACAAGGCCAGATATTATTGGCTCTGATATTTCCAAG GCTTTATCTGAACTGCATGATCAAATCCCTCCTTTCCCCAGATCTGTAGCAATGAAAATAATTGAGGAAGAGTTAGGTTCTCCAGTTGAATCATTCTTTAGCTACATCTCTGAAGAACCTGTGGCTGCAGCTTCCTTTGGTCAG GTTTACCGTGGAAGCACTCTTGATGGTTTAAGTGTAGCCGTGAAAGTTCAACGTCCTAATTTACGACATGTTGTTGTGCgagatatatatattcttcGCCTTGGG CTGGAGTTGGTGCAAAAGATAGCAAATAGGAAGAGTGATCTTCGCCTATATGCTGACGAGCTTGGAAAAGGCCTAGTTGGGGAGTTGGATTACACATTGGAGGCTGAAAACGCTTCTGAGTTTCAG GCAGCTCATTCCTCTTTTCGTTTTATTCGTGTACCAAAAGTTTTTCCACATTTGACTAGAAAGAGGGTTTTAACGATGGAGTGGATGGTTGGTGAGAGTCCAACTGATTTACTCTCTATATCTACTGGTGATAGTTCAACATATTCTGAGAGGCAGAAATTGGAGGCAAAAAGGCGACTTCTTGATCTG GTTAAAAATGGAGTGGAGGCATCTCTTGTTCAACTCCTTGAAACTGGCTTATTGCATGCTGATCCACATCCTGGAAACTTGCGTTATATTTCGTCTGGACAAATGGG CTTTTTGGATTTTGGTTTGCTTTGTCGGATGGAAAAGAAGCATCAGTTTGCCATGCTTGCTTCCATAGTACATATAGTGAATGGAGATTGGCATTCCCTGCTTCTTGCTCTGGCTGAAATGGATGTTGTAAGGCCAGGGGCTAATATAAGACGCATTACCATG GACCTGGAAGATTCTTTGGAAGAGGTAGAATTTAATGACGGAATTCCTGATGTCAAGTTCAGTAGG GTTTTGAGTAAAATATGGTCTGTAGCCCTGAAGTATCAGTTCCGCATGCCTCCATACTATACACTTGTCCTGCGCTCTCTTGCTTCCCTTGAAG GTTTGGCAGTAGCTGCAGATCCAAATTTCAAGACATTTGAAGCTGCCTACCCTTTTGTTATTCAGAAGCTACTCACTGAAAATTCTGCTGATACAAGAAAAATTTTGCATTCG GTGGTTTTTAACAAAAGGAAGGAATTCCAGTGGCAGAGGCTTGCGCTTTTCTTGAGAGTGGGTGCGACAAG GAAAACCTTGCAACAGGTGGTAGGATCTAATGATGAAACTTCTCTTGATTATTTACCAAATAGGGCTGGTGTTTCAGATGTTGCAAATTTGGTCTTGAAGCTTTTACCATCTAAAGATGGTGTTGTCCTAAGAAGACTCCTAATGACCGCA GACGGAGCTTCTTTGATCCGAGCAATGGTTTCCAAGGAAGCAAGTTTCTTTCGCCAGCAACTTTGCAGGGTTATAGCCGACATACTGCACCAATGGATGTTTGAATCTCTTGGATCAAGGGTTTCTGTAACTCAGAATAATTCTCAACTGACATTGGCACGTGGGACTGATAATGGAGATTTAGGGTCATCTTCCAAATTATCAACAGCTAGCTATGATTATCAATCCTTTTTGAGAGATAAACGGCTCAAAGTTATTTTTCTGAAGGTACTTGACCCTGTGAGAAGAGATCCAGTTTTGATGCTGAGGCTTTGCTGGAGTTCCTTTGTTATTTTTGTCACAGCTTCAGCTCTGGCTTTTCACCGACTTTTAGTTTCTCTATCAGAAGCCCATAGAGGCTCAATTTCATTATTTCCCAAGCGATTTGCAATCAGTGCTTCAAATTCTTAG
- the LOC123192357 gene encoding chlorophyll a-b binding protein 6A, chloroplastic-like, translating into MSSNTLMSCGIATTAFPSVLSSSKSKFATAVSLPCSTVNATSRFSMSADWMPGQPRPPYLDGSAPGDFGFDPLRLGEVPENLERYKESELIHCRWAMLAVPGILVPEALGLGNWVKAQEWAAIPGGQATYLGNPVPWGTLPTILVIEFLAIAFVEHQRSMEKDTEKKKYPGGAFDPLGFSKDPQKFEEYKVKEIKNGRLALLAFVGFCVQQSAYPGTGPLENLATHLADPWHNNIGNVIIPRGLMPN; encoded by the exons ATGTCTTCCAATACATTGATGAGCTGTGGCATTGCCACCACCGCCTTCCCTTCAGTTCTCTCCTCTTCTAAATCTAAGTTTGCTACTGCTGTTTCACTTCCTTGTTCTACTGTCAATGCTACTTCACGCTTCTCCATGTCTGCCGACTGGATGCCCGGCCAGCCCCGCCCTCCTTACCTTGACGGTTCAGCTCCAGg TGACTTTGGATTTGACCCCCTTCGGCTCGGTGAGGTTCCCGAGAATCTTGAGAGATATAAGGAATCTGAACTCATTCACTGCAGATGGGCTATGCTTGCTGTT CCAGGGATCCTAGTACCAGAGGCATTAGGATTAGGCAACTGGGTAAAGGCTCAAGAGTGGGCTGCAATTCCTGGTGGACAAGCAACTTACTTAGGCAACCCAGTTCCATGGGGCACTCTCCCCACCATTTTGGTCATTGAATTTCTCGCCATTGCCTTTGTGGAGCACCAACGCAGCATGGAGAAAGACACCGAGAAGAAGAAGTATCCTGGTGGTGCGTTTGACCCCTTGGGATTCTCCAAGGACCCCCAGAAGTTTGAGGAGTACAAGgttaaagagataaaaaatg GTCGCCTTGCATTGTTGGCATTCGTGGGGTTCTGCGTGCAACAATCGGCTTATCCAGGCACAGGACCATTGGAGAACTTGGCAACTCACTTGGCTGATCCATGGCACAACAACATTGGGAACGTTATCATCCCCAGAGGGCTTATGCCGAATTAA